The genomic DNA TTGTTGCTTTAATAGCTTTATCCATTTGAAGAGAAATATCTTTATTACTTTTTTGAGTTTTTTTCTCAACTTTGATATTTTTAAGTTCCTCTTTAACTTGAGTTTTATGTTCAATAGTTTTTAATTTTTCTTCTTTTTTAAGTACAACTTTTTCTTGTTTTGTTAATTTAACTTTTTTTTCTGCAATAGCTATCCTTCTTTTTGTATTTTCAAGGTCAATTTCACCATTAACTTGTCAAGCAGTTACATAGTTATTTTTTCCTGATTTTGTAGTAATTCCTTCTACTTCATATGCATTAGTTGAAATTAACTTATTTGTTTTTGGTTCAAACATTTGAACAACAACATCAAAAACATCTCTATATTTGTACTCTACGCCTTTTCTAGCATAAACCTTTTCATATTCAACTTTAATGTTTTTAATGTTTTGTGTTTTTGCCAGATAGTTTTTAATTTCTTCTTTAACTACTTTTTTTCTTTTTTGTTGTTCAACTTTTTGAGCTTTTTTACTTGTTATTGATGAAACTATAACAAATATTAAAACAACTAAAACAACAACTCCAATTACAATAGTACTTGTTGAACTGCTTAATAACATGTAACTCTACACCTTCTTCTAATTCTTTTTTATTTTAACTCATTTTTTTAAATTTTTAAAACTTTATCAATAACTCCACCACCAAGACAAATCTCATTAATATATAATACTGCTTCTTGACCCTCTGTAACAGCCCTAACTGGTTCTTGATAAGTAATTTTAATTTTATTATTTGAGATTACTTCTACTTCTACTTTAATGTCTTTTTGTCTATATCTAAATTTTGCACTACATTGAAACTTATTTGATTTAAAATATATTTCGTAATTAGATATAAAATTAAATTCCTCAACTATGCAACTTTTTGATTCTAAAAAAGTTTCGTCGCTTGCTGGAGCTACATAAATAATTTTATTTATAATATCCTTTTTAGCAACATAATATGGTTCTTTTTGACCACCAAGATTTAGTCCTTTTCTTTGGCCAATTGTATAATACATTACACCAATATGTGTTCCTATTTTTTTATTAGATTTTATATCTATAATATCTCCTGGTTGATTTGAAATATAATTTTGTAAAAAATTAGTAAAATCTCTCTCTCCAATAAAACAAATACCTGTAGAATCTTTTTTTTCAGCTGTTATTAAATCATATTTTTTTGCAATTTTTCTAATTTCACTCTTTTGAAATTTTTGAAGTGGAAAAAGCGTTTTTGATAACTGTTTTTGATTTAACTGACAAAGAAAATAGCTTTGGTCTTTTTCCTTATCAAGTCCTCTTATTAATTCATAAGTATTTTTATCTTTATCAAATCTTACTCCTGCATAATGACCCATTGCAATATAGTCTGCTTTAAGATCATTGATTGCATAATCTAAAAACTTATCAAACTTAATGTATTTATTACAAAGAATATCTGGATTTGGTGTTCTTCCCTTTTTGTATTCACTTACAAAATGCTCAAAAACATAGTCTCAATATTCTTTAATGAAATCAACTCTATGAATTTTTATATTCAATTTTTTAGCTACTTCTAAAGCATCTAAGTAATCCTTTTCTTGTGGGCATACTTCTTCATCTAATTTATTTCCAAGAATATCATTATTTAAGTTACTATCTCAATTTCTCATAAAAAGAGCTTCAACTTCATAACCTTGTTCTAATAATATTGCTGCAGTAACAGAAGAATCTACACCTCCACTTAGACCAACAATAACTTTCTTTTTTTTCATAATTTTCGCCTTATTTTATTTCTTTTTTTTCTGTTCCTTTTTTGATAGTTTACTAATTTTTTTATCTACTTTTGAGTCATTATATCAATCCTCAAATGAATCAAAATTAAAAGAATTTAAGTTTTGATTCTTAGTTAATTTTGATTTTACTTGTAGGCTTTCTACAAGTTGAGTTGTGCCACCATCTTTTTCAAAAAAATCAGTTTTCACCTTATTTTTTTTATTTCTATTTTCAAGACTATTAAAAGCTTTTTGTAGATCATCAACTGTATTTGCAATAGTGTAATCAGAATTATTTATTACCGGCAATGAGTAATTATTATCCTCTTTAAAGAATAAATTTAACTCCTTTGTATCTAAATCAGCACTTGGAAGTGTATTACTAATGTTTAAAGATTTATCATTATTCTTTTTCGCATTTTCATCTTCAAAATTAACATGCACAATTTTGTCTATTTTTTGTTCAGCATCGGCTTTAGTTTCTAAATTTTGTTTGACGTTCATTTCATCTCTTTTAATTTCCATTTTTTGAAGTTTTTTGTCATCTTCAATTTCTTGCAGATCTTGAAAATTTTTTTGTTCTTTAAGATTTTGTTCTTCAATTCCTTTTTTCTGCTCTTCAAGTGCTTTTGATTGTTCATCAAGCAGTCTTTTTTCTACTAGTTTTTTTTGAATTATTAATTTTCTATTAGTTAATCATTGTTCTTCTGTCATTTTTCTTTTTTCTTCTAATAGTTTTATTTCTGCTAATCTATTTTCTTCTTCTAATTCTACTTCAACTAATTTTTTTTCAGCTAAAAATTTTTGCTCCATTAAAATTTTTTCCTCATTTAGTCTTTTATTTTCAGCTAAAAGTTTATTTTCTACTAATAATTTTTCTTCCATTAATCTTTTATTTTCTGTTAACAACTTATTTTCTACTAATAACATATTTGCAGATAATAATTTTTCATCATCTAACTGATTTTCAAAGAATTCTTTTTTATTATCAAAATTTATTTTATCTTTTACATCATTCTTAATATCATTTTTCTCTTCTTCTTTAATAATTTTAGAAAAAAATACATTTTCATTCTCATTTTTATCTGAATTTACTTCATTTGATTTTTGAACTAAAGAACTATCTTTTTCTTTATTTTCTTTGTTCTTTACAACTTCTTCTTTATTATTAAAAATATCAGTTATTTGCTCTGAAGTCATTTCCACAGTTTTTTTAATCTCATCAATTTTTTTATTTAATGAAACTTCTAACTCTTTTAGTTCTTGTTGATAAGAATTTGTTTTAGGCACTAACTTCTCATTTCTAGCTAAATTATAGTTTTTAAATTTATTATTTGGTTTTAAATCAATATTTAATTTATTAAGAAGATAATCTTTATCATTTTGTTCATTTTCATAACTTCTAACTCTTAAATCAATAATTTCTTTTCTTATATCAGATCTTCTTGGCATAATCATCTTATCAACTAAATTAATTGACTCATATGTTTTATTACCAATATCAGTTTTTTGAAAAGCCAAATTATTTGAATTTTCTGGAGCAAAAAAATGAGAATTAGCATTTTGAACAAGATCAATTTTTGATATGTTTTTTGCTTTAAATTCCATTGTTTTATCCAATTCTGTTAAAATTGTCTCTCCAGAGTTTTCATCAAATCATAGTTTATTTGTATAAAAATCCCCTGAGTTTTCATCAAAGGTATTTGTTAAATTTTTATTAATTTTTAAAACTTTTATTTTATCAGACATAATAAACCTCACTAACTAATTATACAATAATTAGTGGCTTTGAAAAATAATACTTTATGTAAAAAAAATAACCTTATAGGTTATTCTTCTAAATTATTTGTAACTTTAAAATCAGTTGAATTTAATATACTTTGCAATTTTTCTCTCTCGTTTTTTTCAAGATCTTTTGGAATTACAAAATTAACTTCTAATAATAAATTACCTCTGTGAGATGATTTAACACCTCTATATAGTCCATAATTTTTAACAGTAATAATATCTCCATTTTTAATACCTTTTGGTATTTTTACATTAATATTTCCATCTAATGTTTTTATAGAAATTTCATTTGCAAGAATAGCATCTAGATAACTAATATCAAATTTAAATTTAATATCAAACTCATTTACTATTGCTAATTTTTTAGAACCATTCAGATGTATATCTGCATATAAATGCCCACGTTCTCCACCATTTGGAGAATAGTTTCCTGCATTTCTTAAAACAATTTGCTGACCTGGAACTAAACCTTTTGGTATTGGCATCATGACAGTTTCCTTTTTAAGAACAGTTGCATTTCCTCTACAAGTTTTACATGGATTCTTATTTTCTTTTCCATTTCCCTTACATTTTGGACAAGATTGTTGTGTTTGAAATTTAGCAATACCCATATCTTGAAGTACAGTAACAACACCATGTCCATTACATACTTCACACTCAACAATATCTGATTTTGATTTTGCACCAGTTCCATCACAATTATCACATTTTGAAATTAAATCCATTTTAATTTCTTTGTCAACTCCAAATAATAATTCTTTTAGAGTTAAATTAACATCTATTACAACATCTTTTCCTCTTGAAGATCTTGCTCTTGAAGAAGAATTACCTCTTCCTCCAAAAAAATTAGAAAAGATGTCTGAGAAAAAGTCTCCTGCTCCTCCCATATTTGAGAAGAAGTCTCCGAATCCTTGTCCAAATCCACCACCAAAGCCAGAACCCATTCCACTTAATCCATCGTGACCAAACTGATCATAAGCTTGACGTTTATTTGCATCCAATAGTACTTCAGCTGCTTCTGTAGCTTCTTTAAACTTTTCTTCCGCATCTGGTTCTTTACAAATATCTGGGTGGTATTTTTTAGCTAACTTACGATATGCTTTTTTGATATCATCTTCAGATGAAGATTTGGCAATACCCAAAATTTCATAGTAATCTCTTTTAGCCATAATATACCTTCTTTCTTATCTTTAAAAAACAACTACAAATTAGTTGTTTTTTAAAATTATTTAGATTCTTCATCTTTACTTTTGTCTTTTTTATCTTTTTTGTCTTTTTTATCTTTTTTATCTTCAATATCTTCTTTTGGTTGTTCAGTTGCACCAGCTTGTGTTTGTTGAGCTGCCATTTCTGAAGCCATTTTCATTGCTTGCTCTAAGTCATTCATTTTTTTCTCTAAAGTTTCATAATCTTCTTTTGAAATTAATTCACGAATTTCTTTTGCCATTTCTTCAGATTGTTTTTTTTGCTCTTCATTTACTTGATCTCCAGTTTCACTAATTGAAGATTCAATTATATTCAAGTAACTTTCAGCCTTATTTTTTAGTTCAATATTTTTACGTTTTTTATTATCTGACTCTTGATTTTCTTCAGCTTCTTTAACCATTCTCTCAATTTCTTTATCAGATAAACTACCTGAGTTTGAGATTGTAATAGTTTTTTCTTCATTAGTAGCTTTATCTTTTGCAGTTACAGATACAATACCATTTACGTCAATTTTAAATGTAACTTCAATTTGAGGAGTTCCTTTTGGAGCTGGTTTGATTCCTGTTAATTGGAATTGTCCTAATGATTTATTATCTCCAGCCATTGGTCTTTCACCTTGTAATACATTAATATCAACTGCTGGTTGATTATCAACTGCTGTTGAGAATACTTGTGATTTTTCAGTAGGAATTGTTGTATTTCTTTGAATTAAAGGTGTCATAACTCCACCCATTGTTTCAATCCCTAATGTTAGAGGAGTAACATCTAATAAAAGAACATCAGTTACGTCCCCAGCTAAAACTCCACCTTGAATAGCTGCACCCATAGCAACAACTTCATCTGGATTAATAGTTCTATTTGGTTCTTTTCCAAGTAATGATTTTACTAATTCTTGAACTGCTGGAATTCTTGTTGATCCACCAACTAAAAGAACTTGATCAATATCACTAGCTTTTAATTTTGCTTCTTTTAAAGCATCTTCAACTGGTTTTCTAGTTCTTTCAACTAAATCTTTTGACATTTTTTGAAACTCTGCTCTTGATAATTTAGTTGAAAAGTTAACTGGTCCACTTTCATTCATTGCAATAAATGGTAAGTTAATTTCTGTTTCAACTTGACTTGATAAGTTAATTTTTGCTTTTTCTGCTTCATCTTTAAATCTTTGTAAAGCCATTTTATCTTTTGATAAATCAATATTGTGTTCTTTTTTAATTTCTTGACCGATTCAATCCATAATTTTTTGGTCGAAGTCATCTCCACCCAATTCAT from Spiroplasma endosymbiont of Cantharis nigra includes the following:
- the mnmA gene encoding tRNA 2-thiouridine(34) synthase MnmA, which codes for MKKKKVIVGLSGGVDSSVTAAILLEQGYEVEALFMRNWDSNLNNDILGNKLDEEVCPQEKDYLDALEVAKKLNIKIHRVDFIKEYWDYVFEHFVSEYKKGRTPNPDILCNKYIKFDKFLDYAINDLKADYIAMGHYAGVRFDKDKNTYELIRGLDKEKDQSYFLCQLNQKQLSKTLFPLQKFQKSEIRKIAKKYDLITAEKKDSTGICFIGERDFTNFLQNYISNQPGDIIDIKSNKKIGTHIGVMYYTIGQRKGLNLGGQKEPYYVAKKDIINKIIYVAPASDETFLESKSCIVEEFNFISNYEIYFKSNKFQCSAKFRYRQKDIKVEVEVISNNKIKITYQEPVRAVTEGQEAVLYINEICLGGGVIDKVLKI
- a CDS encoding DnaJ C-terminal domain-containing protein yields the protein MAKRDYYEILGIAKSSSEDDIKKAYRKLAKKYHPDICKEPDAEEKFKEATEAAEVLLDANKRQAYDQFGHDGLSGMGSGFGGGFGQGFGDFFSNMGGAGDFFSDIFSNFFGGRGNSSSRARSSRGKDVVIDVNLTLKELLFGVDKEIKMDLISKCDNCDGTGAKSKSDIVECEVCNGHGVVTVLQDMGIAKFQTQQSCPKCKGNGKENKNPCKTCRGNATVLKKETVMMPIPKGLVPGQQIVLRNAGNYSPNGGERGHLYADIHLNGSKKLAIVNEFDIKFKFDISYLDAILANEISIKTLDGNINVKIPKGIKNGDIITVKNYGLYRGVKSSHRGNLLLEVNFVIPKDLEKNEREKLQSILNSTDFKVTNNLEE
- the dnaK gene encoding molecular chaperone DnaK codes for the protein MAKERIIGIDLGTTNSCVAIMEGGQPMVLENPEGQRTTPSVVAFKNSDIIIGGAAKRQAVTNPNTAISIKRDMGTNKKRNLEGKDYSPEQISAEILRYLKKYAEDKIGTKVTKAVITVPAYFNDAQRKATKDAGKIAGLDVERIINEPTAAALAYGIDKQDKEMKVLVYDLGGGTFDVSLLELAEGTYDVLSTSGDNELGGDDFDQKIMDWIGQEIKKEHNIDLSKDKMALQRFKDEAEKAKINLSSQVETEINLPFIAMNESGPVNFSTKLSRAEFQKMSKDLVERTRKPVEDALKEAKLKASDIDQVLLVGGSTRIPAVQELVKSLLGKEPNRTINPDEVVAMGAAIQGGVLAGDVTDVLLLDVTPLTLGIETMGGVMTPLIQRNTTIPTEKSQVFSTAVDNQPAVDINVLQGERPMAGDNKSLGQFQLTGIKPAPKGTPQIEVTFKIDVNGIVSVTAKDKATNEEKTITISNSGSLSDKEIERMVKEAEENQESDNKKRKNIELKNKAESYLNIIESSISETGDQVNEEQKKQSEEMAKEIRELISKEDYETLEKKMNDLEQAMKMASEMAAQQTQAGATEQPKEDIEDKKDKKDKKDKKDKSKDEESK